The DNA sequence CCGGCCCGCACTCACGTCCGCTCGAAATCGTCCTCGAACCTGATGATGTCGTCCTCGCCGGTATACTCCCCGATCTGGACCTCGATCAGTTCGAGCGGCAGAAGGCCGGGGTTCGCGAGCCGGTGGACCGTTCCCGCCGGGACGAAGGTCGACTCGCCGTTCCGGAGGAGTGAGGTCTCGTTGCCGATCGTCACCTCGGCGCACCCGGTGACGACCACCCAGTGCTCGGAGCGGTGGTGGTGCATCTGGAGGGAGAGGCGGCGGTTCGGGGGGACGGTGACCCGCTTGATCTTATACGACTGTCCCTCCTCGAGGTTCGTGTAGGAGCCCCAGGGCCGGTGGACCTGCGTGTGGAAGAGTGCACGAGAGTCCCCCTTCTCGCGGAGGACCTTTGCGATCTCGCCCACCCGCTGGGCCTCGTCCCGGGCAGCGACCAGGATCGCGTCCTTCGTCTCGACGATGGCAAGGTCGTGAATCCCGACGGTGGCAATCAACCGGTCGGCGATGATCAGGTTCTCGGAGGAGTCGATCCCGATATGCTCGCCCCTGACCGCGTTGCCGTTCCCGTTCTTCTGGAGGGCGGCGTAGAGGGCGTCGAAATTCCCCACGTCGCTCCAGTCGGTCTCAAGCGGCACGACCGCCGCCCGCCGGGTCTTCTCCATGATCCCGTAGTCGATGGAGAGGGCCGGAGTTGCACCGTATGCCTCCTCGAGGGGCTGCTCGAACGCCCTGGCCACCTCCGGTGCGCACGTTTCGCACTCGGAAAGGAAGAGAGCGGCATCGAAACAGAACATACCGGAGTTCCAGAGGTAGCCGTCGGCGACATACCTCCCGGCGGTCTCGAGATCGGGCTTCTCGACGAAGGCGTCCACGGTTGAGCCGTCCCCGAGAGTCTCTCCGGGCCGGATATAGCCGTATCCGGTGTGGGGCGAGGTCGGCCGCACCCCGAAGACCACCAGGTGGTCCTTCGCGAGCCGCTCCGCCCGGCGGAAGGCCTCGCGGAACGGCCCGGTCGCGGTGATCAGGTGGTCCGAGGGGAGCACCGCGACCGTATCGAGCCCGTCCTCCCGGGTGACCTCCCGGACGCCGTAGTAGATCGCCGGCAGGGTGTTCCTGCCCACCGGCTCCACGAGGACCCGGCAGTCGCACCCGATGGTCGCGAGCTGGTCCCGGACCAGGAACCGATGATCGGTGTTCGTGACGATGGCGATCTCCTGCGGGGAGGAGAAGAGGAGCGATCTCTTCACGGTCTTCTGGAAGAGAGACTCATCGTCGATCAGCGGGATGAACTGTTTCGGGTAGTGTTCCCTCGAGAGCGGGAAGAGGCGGGTGCCGCTCCCGCCTGCAAGAATGAGCGTCTTCATGGGATCGACTCCGTGCCGCTGAGGGGCACTCGATTGTATACTCTATTGCGGTAAGGGGGATAAAAACGTAAGGTCTCCGCCGTGTTCCCCGGAACCCGCCGGTCCCGATGGGGGAACGATCCGGGGCCGGCCGGGCAGGGGTGCATGCGGGACCCAAACAGGAACGCAGGACCATCCATATCGCACCTGAGGGTGTATCGACTCTCGAATACAGCATCGCGGAGGTGTGGAAGGGCTGCCGGCCGCTTCATCCGGTCTCCGAAAAAAGTGAGTGTCCCTAAGCCCGGGTCATCGTCGAATTCCCGGGGTAGAGCGCACGGGCCTGCGGGTCGAGGTCTTCTGCCACCGCAAGGACGTGTTCGGCCTCCTGGTAATTCCCGAGCCTGCCGAGCACCATGCCGTAGGTAACCCAGGCGAAGATGCACGACCGGTCGATCGCGAGCGCCTGTCTGCACGCAAGCACCGCTTCCTGGGGGCGGTCGAGCCGGGTGAGGATCACTGCCCGGTTGTTCCAGGCGTAGACGTCATCGTTGTCGTAGAGAAGCGCCGCACTGAATGCAGCGAGGGCCTCCTCGTAGCGACCCTGCCTCTCAAGCGCCACGCCCCTGTTGTTCAGGGCCGCCGGGTCCTGCAGGTTCTCTACAATGACGTCGGTGTACGCCCGGGACGCAGTTCTGTCATCACCCTTACCGGGTATCTCCGGTGTAACCAATCGGGGCATACGTTGGTACCTCGCACCCCTTAATGCAGGGTGACGATATATAAGTTCCTGAACCTATCACGCCCGGGAGCGGGACGAAGCGGGATCGGCCGGCAGGGTGACCGGACCCGGTCCCGGACCCGGGAAGTTGTTATCGACCGCCATCCCCAAACCAGGTCACCGTCTCGCGGAGCCCCGCTTCAAGCGTGCAACGGGGAGAAAAACCGAAGGCTTCATGGGCCCGGGATATGTCGGCGAGCGAGTCACGCACATCTCCCGACCGCGGCGGTTCGTATACCGGCCGGCGGTGTATGCCGGTGATCTCCGAGAGAGTCGCGGCAAGTTCGTTGAGGCTGATCCGGCGGCCCCCGGCGATGTTGAAGACACCGGAGGCGTCGCCCCCCATCGCCTGAACGTTCGCCCGGACGACATCCTCAACGAAGATGAAGTCCCGGGTCTGCTCCCCGTCGCCGTAGACGATCGGCGGCTTCCCATCGAGCAGACGGGTGACGAACTTCGGGATCACCGCCGCATACTCGGAGTTCGGGTCCTGCCGGGGGCCGAAGACGTTGAAGTAGCGCAAGAATACCGTCCGGATGCCGTAGAGGTCGGAGAAGACCTTCCCGTAGTATTCACCCGCAAGTTTTGAGACCGCATAGGGGGAGAGCGGTCTCGGCGCCATCGCCTCGCGTTTGGGGAAGACCGGGTCGTCGCCGTAGATCGCCGAGGAGGAAGCCGCCACGACCGCCGGAACGCCGCACTCCTTTGCGGCCGATAGAACGTTTAAGGTCCCGGTCACGTTCACCTCGTTCGTCTCCAGGGGGTTTGCCACGGAACGGGGAACAGAGGCGACGGCCGCCTGGTGGAAGATGCCGTCCGCCCCGGCACAGGCGTCGACGAGCAGGGCGAGGTCGGTGACGCTCCCCTCGATGAATGTCACCCGGTGATGGGCGGAAAGGTGCTCGATATTCTCGTGCCGCCCGGTGGAGACATCGTCGATGATCACGACTTCGTGGCCGTCGCGTGCCAGCCGCTCTGCGAGGTTGGAGCCGATGAACCCCGCCCCGCCCGTGACGATGTAACGCATATGGATTGATAGGCACTCCAGTGATTTGAGCGTTGCCGGAAGGGGCCCGGGACAGGCCAGGATAGAGGTCCCGGGAATGCCACGCACGGCCGGTCAAACACCGTAGTATGGCCGGAGCAGGCCGCAGCATAGGATAACGCCCGGGCACTGGAAAAGTCCCGCCGCCGGTTCCTGAGCAAAGTCCGGCACCGCCCGGAGGACAGGGAGGGTGGGGCCCGGAAGTCCTCCGCCAGCCCACGCCGATATAGCGTCATGCAGTTTATCAAGCATCGTCCGACCGGCCCGATCGCTCCCCCCCGTTCCCGTTTGAGAGCGGGAAATACTGCTGATAGACGCGTTTGCGCTCATCGATGTCGGTATGGAGGTAGATCTCGGTCGTCTTGATAGAGGAGTGCCCCAGGTTCTCCTGCACGACGCGGAGGTTCTTCGACCGGCGATAGAGCTCGCTCGCGTAAGAATGCCGGATTTTATGCGGCGTAATCCCGGCGGGAGCGTATTGCCTGAAGAGATGCTGGACGGTTCGCGGGGAGAGATGGTTGCCCTGCTGGCCCAAAAAGAGCGGACCCTCGATAGTATTGCCGATGAACCGGTTAATCTCTTCGAGCGTCTCTTCGTCGACGAAAACCGTCCGGATCTTGTCCCCTTTTCCCTTCACCCGTATCGTCTGCTCCTCGAAATCGATATCTTCGACGTTCATCGCGCAGAGTTCCGAAACACGGACGCCCGTGGCGTAAATGAGGCGAACAATCAGCCGGTCCCGCTCGTTCTCGATGGTATTGATCAGGCGGGTCACCTGGCTGTGTTTGAGATATTTCAGTTCCTGATTCTTGATCCGGGGCCGCTCCACCCCGGGCATCGGGTCGGCGACCACGATCCCCTGCACGTAGAGATACCGGTAAAACGAGGAGAGCGTCGAGATCATCCGGTGGAGGGTCTTGG is a window from the Methanoculleus oceani genome containing:
- a CDS encoding mannose-1-phosphate guanylyltransferase/mannose-6-phosphate isomerase, whose amino-acid sequence is MKTLILAGGSGTRLFPLSREHYPKQFIPLIDDESLFQKTVKRSLLFSSPQEIAIVTNTDHRFLVRDQLATIGCDCRVLVEPVGRNTLPAIYYGVREVTREDGLDTVAVLPSDHLITATGPFREAFRRAERLAKDHLVVFGVRPTSPHTGYGYIRPGETLGDGSTVDAFVEKPDLETAGRYVADGYLWNSGMFCFDAALFLSECETCAPEVARAFEQPLEEAYGATPALSIDYGIMEKTRRAAVVPLETDWSDVGNFDALYAALQKNGNGNAVRGEHIGIDSSENLIIADRLIATVGIHDLAIVETKDAILVAARDEAQRVGEIAKVLREKGDSRALFHTQVHRPWGSYTNLEEGQSYKIKRVTVPPNRRLSLQMHHHRSEHWVVVTGCAEVTIGNETSLLRNGESTFVPAGTVHRLANPGLLPLELIEVQIGEYTGEDDIIRFEDDFERT
- a CDS encoding tetratricopeptide repeat protein, whose translation is MPRLVTPEIPGKGDDRTASRAYTDVIVENLQDPAALNNRGVALERQGRYEEALAAFSAALLYDNDDVYAWNNRAVILTRLDRPQEAVLACRQALAIDRSCIFAWVTYGMVLGRLGNYQEAEHVLAVAEDLDPQARALYPGNSTMTRA
- a CDS encoding SDR family oxidoreductase yields the protein MRYIVTGGAGFIGSNLAERLARDGHEVVIIDDVSTGRHENIEHLSAHHRVTFIEGSVTDLALLVDACAGADGIFHQAAVASVPRSVANPLETNEVNVTGTLNVLSAAKECGVPAVVAASSSAIYGDDPVFPKREAMAPRPLSPYAVSKLAGEYYGKVFSDLYGIRTVFLRYFNVFGPRQDPNSEYAAVIPKFVTRLLDGKPPIVYGDGEQTRDFIFVEDVVRANVQAMGGDASGVFNIAGGRRISLNELAATLSEITGIHRRPVYEPPRSGDVRDSLADISRAHEAFGFSPRCTLEAGLRETVTWFGDGGR
- the xerA gene encoding site-specific tyrosine recombinase/integron integrase codes for the protein MENASFSEWLERFSSYLRMRNYSPRTIEKYLQTIRRFARYAWLRQHSDPGGVSFDEAALENAPLDADVNVSAALVTDFFSCLAEKQDYKPKTLHRMISTLSSFYRYLYVQGIVVADPMPGVERPRIKNQELKYLKHSQVTRLINTIENERDRLIVRLIYATGVRVSELCAMNVEDIDFEEQTIRVKGKGDKIRTVFVDEETLEEINRFIGNTIEGPLFLGQQGNHLSPRTVQHLFRQYAPAGITPHKIRHSYASELYRRSKNLRVVQENLGHSSIKTTEIYLHTDIDERKRVYQQYFPLSNGNGGERSGRSDDA